The following proteins are co-located in the Neisseria sp. Marseille-Q6792 genome:
- the adk gene encoding adenylate kinase, whose product MKALLLGAPGAGKGTQAQFITAAFDIPQISTGDMLRAAIKAGTPLGLEAKKIIEEGGLVRDDIIIGMVKERIAQDDCKNGFLFDGFPRTLAQAEAMVEAGVDLDAVVEIDVPDSVIVDRMSGRRVHLASGRTYHVTYNPPKVEGKDDVTGEDLIQRDDDKEETVKKRLAVYHEQTEVLVDFYSKLEGEHAPKYIKVDGTQAVEAVKAEVLKGLGK is encoded by the coding sequence ATGAAAGCATTACTTTTAGGCGCGCCAGGCGCGGGCAAAGGCACTCAGGCGCAATTCATCACCGCTGCTTTTGATATTCCGCAAATTTCCACCGGCGATATGCTCCGCGCTGCGATTAAAGCAGGCACGCCGCTGGGTTTGGAAGCGAAAAAAATCATTGAGGAAGGCGGCTTGGTGCGCGACGACATCATTATCGGTATGGTCAAAGAACGCATCGCGCAAGACGATTGCAAAAACGGTTTCTTGTTTGACGGTTTCCCGCGCACGCTGGCACAAGCCGAAGCGATGGTTGAAGCCGGTGTGGATTTGGACGCGGTTGTTGAAATCGACGTACCCGACAGCGTGATTGTCGACCGCATGAGCGGCCGCCGCGTGCATTTGGCTTCCGGCCGTACTTACCACGTTACCTACAATCCGCCCAAAGTCGAAGGCAAAGACGACGTAACCGGCGAAGATTTGATTCAGCGCGACGACGACAAAGAAGAAACCGTGAAAAAACGCCTTGCCGTGTACCACGAGCAAACAGAAGTTTTGGTTGATTTTTACAGCAAGCTGGAAGGCGAACACGCGCCTAAATACATCAAAGTTGACGGCACCCAAGCAGTAGAAGCCGTGAAAGCAGAAGTATTGAAAGGTTTGGGCAAATAA
- the htpX gene encoding protease HtpX: MKRIFLFLATNIAILVVISIVLAVLGINSRGSTGSLLAYSAVVGFTGSIISLLMSKFIAKQSVGAEVIDTPHTEEEAWLLNTVEAQARQWNLKMPEVAIYHSPEPNAFATGASRNSSLIAVSTGLLDHMTRDEVEAVLAHEMAHVGNGDMVTLTLIQGVVNTFVVFLSRIIANLIARNNDGSQSQGTYFLVSTVFQILFGFLASLIVMWFSRQREYRADAGAAKLVGAPKMISALQRLKGNPVDLPKEMNAMGIAGDTRDSLLSTHPSLDNRIARLKSL, from the coding sequence GTGAAACGCATTTTTCTGTTTTTGGCTACCAATATCGCTATTTTGGTCGTAATCAGTATTGTTTTGGCTGTTCTGGGCATCAACAGCCGGGGCAGCACGGGCAGCCTGTTGGCGTATTCCGCCGTCGTCGGCTTCACTGGTTCGATTATTTCGCTGCTGATGTCCAAATTCATCGCCAAACAATCGGTCGGCGCGGAAGTTATCGACACACCGCACACTGAAGAAGAAGCCTGGCTTTTGAACACTGTCGAAGCCCAAGCGCGGCAATGGAACCTGAAAATGCCCGAAGTCGCCATCTACCACTCTCCCGAACCCAATGCCTTTGCCACGGGCGCATCGAGAAACAGCTCCCTGATCGCCGTCAGCACCGGTTTGCTCGACCATATGACGCGCGACGAAGTGGAAGCGGTGTTGGCGCACGAAATGGCACACGTCGGCAACGGCGATATGGTGACATTGACGCTGATTCAAGGGGTGGTTAATACCTTTGTCGTATTCCTGTCGCGCATTATTGCCAACTTGATTGCCCGGAACAACGACGGCAGCCAGTCCCAAGGGACTTACTTCCTCGTCAGCACCGTATTTCAAATCTTGTTCGGCTTCCTTGCCAGCTTAATTGTCATGTGGTTCAGCCGCCAGCGTGAATACCGTGCCGATGCGGGGGCGGCAAAACTGGTCGGCGCACCGAAAATGATTTCCGCCCTGCAAAGGCTTAAAGGCAATCCTGTCGACCTGCCCAAAGAAATGAACGCAATGGGCATTGCCGGAGATACGCGCGACTCCCTGCTCAGCACGCACCCTTCACTGGACAACCGCATTGCCCGCCTCAAATCGCTCTGA
- a CDS encoding adenylosuccinate synthase yields the protein MAKNVVVIGAQWGDEGKGKIVDWLAEETSGVVRFQGGHNAGHTLVVGGKKTILRLIPSGILHESLDCFIGSGVVVSPEALLGEIDELNAAGVKNVEGRLKIAPTCPLILPYHIALDQAREASRGKGKIGTTGRGIGPAYEDKVARRAIRAVDLLHPEKLREKLDAVLAYYNVQLQHLHNAEPVQAEDVMAVIEKVAPRITPMITDVSRVLNEKNKNGEKLLFEGAQGTLLDIDYGTYPFVTSSNCLAGAASAGAGVGPQMLDYVLGIVKAYTTRVGSGPFPTELFDEVGAGLAERGHEFGSVTGRARRCGWFDAAALKRSIQVNGISGMCITKLDVMDGIENINICVGYELPDGSKTDILPCGSDAVEACKPIYETMPGWSESTFGVKSYDALPVNAKAYLKRIEEVCGAPVAIVSTGPDREETIVLHHPFA from the coding sequence ATGGCTAAAAATGTTGTAGTAATCGGTGCCCAATGGGGCGATGAAGGCAAAGGTAAAATCGTTGACTGGCTGGCGGAAGAAACCAGCGGTGTCGTGCGTTTCCAAGGCGGCCACAATGCGGGCCATACCTTGGTTGTCGGCGGCAAAAAAACCATTTTGCGCCTGATTCCGAGCGGCATTCTGCATGAAAGTCTGGACTGCTTTATCGGTTCCGGCGTTGTCGTTTCCCCCGAAGCATTGTTGGGCGAAATCGACGAGTTGAATGCGGCAGGCGTGAAAAACGTCGAAGGCCGTCTGAAAATCGCGCCGACCTGTCCGCTGATCCTGCCTTACCACATTGCGCTTGACCAAGCTCGCGAAGCATCCCGCGGGAAGGGCAAAATCGGTACAACCGGCCGCGGCATCGGCCCTGCCTACGAAGACAAAGTGGCACGCCGCGCCATCCGCGCCGTCGATTTGCTGCATCCTGAAAAATTGCGTGAAAAACTGGATGCCGTCCTCGCTTATTACAATGTCCAACTGCAACATCTGCACAATGCCGAGCCGGTGCAAGCGGAAGACGTGATGGCGGTAATCGAAAAAGTCGCACCGCGCATTACGCCGATGATTACCGACGTATCCCGCGTGTTGAACGAGAAAAACAAAAACGGCGAAAAACTGCTGTTTGAAGGCGCGCAAGGCACGCTGTTGGACATCGACTACGGCACTTACCCCTTCGTTACCTCTTCCAACTGCCTGGCGGGAGCCGCTTCCGCAGGCGCGGGCGTAGGCCCTCAAATGCTGGATTATGTTTTGGGCATCGTCAAAGCCTATACCACGCGCGTCGGTTCAGGCCCGTTCCCGACCGAATTGTTTGACGAAGTAGGCGCAGGTTTGGCAGAACGCGGACACGAATTCGGTTCCGTAACTGGTCGCGCACGTCGCTGCGGTTGGTTTGATGCCGCCGCCCTGAAACGCTCCATCCAAGTCAACGGTATTTCCGGCATGTGCATTACCAAGCTGGACGTGATGGACGGTATTGAGAACATCAATATCTGCGTCGGCTACGAATTGCCCGACGGCAGCAAAACCGACATCCTGCCTTGCGGTTCCGATGCGGTAGAAGCCTGCAAGCCGATTTACGAAACCATGCCCGGTTGGAGTGAATCGACTTTCGGTGTGAAAAGCTACGACGCATTACCTGTCAATGCCAAAGCATATTTGAAACGGATTGAAGAAGTGTGTGGTGCGCCGGTCGCTATCGTCTCCACCGGCCCCGACCGCGAAGAAACGATTGTGCTGCATCATCCGTTCGCATAA
- the norM gene encoding multidrug efflux MATE transporter NorM, producing the protein MLLDLNRFSFPVFLKEVRLLTTLALPMLLAQVAQVGIGFVDTVMAGGAGKEDLAAVALGSSAFATVYITFMGIMAALNPIIAQLYGAGKTDEVGETGRQGIWFGLILGIFGMALMWAAITPFRNWLTLSDYVEGTMAQYMLFTSLAMPAAMVHRALHAYASSLNRPRLIMLVSFAAFVLNVPLNYIFVYGKFGMPALGGAGCGLATMAVFWFSALALWIYIAKEKFFRPFGLTAKFGKPDWAVFKQIWKIGAPIGLSYFLEASAFSFIVFLIAPFGEDYVAAQQVGISLSGILYMIPQSVGSAGTVRIGFSLGRREFSRARYISGVSLALGWMLAVITVLSLVLFRSPLVSMYNNDPAVLSIAATVLLFAGLFQPADFTQCIASYALRGYKITKVPMFIHAAAFWGCGLLPGYLLAYRFGMGIYGFWTALIASLTIAAIALVWCLELCSREMVRSHKAV; encoded by the coding sequence ATGCTGCTCGACCTCAACCGCTTTTCCTTTCCCGTTTTCCTGAAAGAAGTCCGCCTGCTGACCACCCTTGCCCTGCCCATGCTGTTGGCGCAGGTCGCGCAGGTGGGCATCGGTTTCGTCGATACCGTGATGGCGGGCGGTGCGGGTAAGGAGGACTTGGCGGCGGTGGCTTTGGGCAGCAGCGCGTTTGCCACGGTTTATATTACCTTTATGGGCATTATGGCGGCGCTGAACCCGATAATTGCCCAGCTTTACGGCGCGGGTAAAACCGACGAAGTGGGCGAAACGGGGCGGCAGGGGATTTGGTTCGGGCTGATCTTGGGGATTTTCGGCATGGCATTGATGTGGGCGGCGATTACGCCGTTCCGCAACTGGTTGACCTTGAGCGATTATGTGGAAGGCACGATGGCGCAGTATATGTTGTTCACCAGCTTGGCGATGCCGGCGGCAATGGTACACCGCGCGCTGCACGCCTACGCTTCCAGCCTGAACCGCCCGCGCCTGATTATGTTGGTCAGCTTCGCGGCGTTTGTGTTGAACGTGCCGCTGAACTATATTTTCGTTTACGGCAAATTCGGTATGCCCGCTTTGGGCGGCGCGGGCTGCGGGTTGGCGACGATGGCGGTGTTTTGGTTCAGCGCGCTGGCGTTGTGGATTTATATCGCCAAGGAGAAATTCTTCCGTCCGTTCGGACTGACGGCGAAATTCGGCAAACCGGATTGGGCGGTGTTCAAACAGATTTGGAAAATCGGCGCGCCCATCGGGCTGTCTTATTTTTTGGAAGCCAGCGCGTTTTCGTTTATCGTGTTCTTGATCGCGCCCTTCGGCGAAGATTATGTGGCGGCGCAGCAGGTCGGCATCAGTTTGTCGGGGATTCTCTATATGATTCCGCAAAGCGTCGGCTCGGCAGGGACGGTGCGCATCGGCTTTTCATTAGGACGGCGCGAATTTTCGCGGGCGCGTTATATTTCGGGCGTGTCGCTGGCGTTGGGTTGGATGCTCGCCGTGATTACCGTGCTTTCTTTGGTATTATTCCGTTCGCCGCTGGTAAGTATGTACAACAATGATCCGGCGGTTTTAAGCATCGCTGCCACCGTCCTGCTGTTCGCCGGCTTGTTCCAACCTGCAGACTTCACCCAATGCATCGCGTCCTATGCCCTGCGCGGCTACAAAATCACAAAAGTGCCGATGTTCATCCACGCCGCCGCCTTCTGGGGCTGCGGCCTGCTGCCGGGCTACCTGCTCGCCTACCGTTTCGGTATGGGCATTTACGGCTTCTGGACGGCATTGATCGCCTCGCTCACCATCGCAGCCATCGCCTTGGTGTGGTGCTTGGAATTGTGCAGCAGAGAGATGGTCAGATCGCATAAGGCCGTCTGA
- the murB gene encoding UDP-N-acetylmuramate dehydrogenase: MQPIQYQTDLTPYNTFGLRAQARAFIALEHADELRDIIRLPEFDRNTVLWLGGGSNILLMQDYDGLVVHMENKGIREIARSDGMVLIEAQAGEIWHDFVLHTVALGLSGLENLSLIPGTVGASPVQNIGAYGVEAKDVIHSVRCFDLDTETFVELSNADCRFAYRESLFKQEGKGRYVIVSVVFALKTHFVPNLGYGDLAAKVAELSADREATAKDVSDAVSAIRNSKLPDPKVLGNVGSFFKNPVVNAEKAATLLQQHPDMPRYPQPDGSVKLAAGWLIDQCRLKGFQIGGAAVHDRQALVLVNKNKASSDDIWKLAQHVCNTVFTQFQVELHAEPNWLPASFSL, from the coding sequence ATGCAACCCATCCAATACCAAACCGACCTCACCCCCTACAACACTTTCGGTCTTCGCGCCCAAGCCCGGGCCTTTATCGCGCTCGAACACGCCGATGAGTTGCGCGACATCATCCGACTGCCGGAGTTCGACCGCAATACCGTTTTATGGCTCGGCGGCGGCAGCAACATCCTCTTGATGCAGGATTACGACGGCTTGGTTGTCCATATGGAAAACAAAGGCATACGCGAGATTGCGCGTTCAGACGGCATGGTTCTGATTGAAGCGCAGGCGGGCGAAATTTGGCACGATTTTGTCCTGCACACTGTCGCGCTGGGTTTGAGCGGTCTGGAAAACCTGAGCCTGATTCCGGGTACAGTCGGCGCGTCGCCCGTGCAGAACATCGGTGCATACGGCGTGGAAGCGAAAGACGTGATTCACAGCGTGCGCTGCTTCGATTTGGATACGGAAACCTTTGTCGAGCTTTCCAATGCCGACTGCCGCTTCGCCTACCGAGAAAGTCTGTTCAAGCAGGAAGGCAAAGGGCGTTATGTGATTGTTTCGGTCGTATTTGCATTAAAAACGCATTTTGTGCCGAACTTGGGCTACGGCGATTTGGCGGCGAAGGTTGCCGAATTGAGTGCAGACAGGGAAGCGACGGCAAAAGACGTTTCCGATGCGGTATCCGCCATCCGCAACAGCAAATTACCCGACCCGAAAGTTTTGGGCAATGTCGGCAGTTTCTTTAAAAACCCCGTCGTCAACGCAGAAAAAGCCGCCACCCTGTTGCAGCAGCATCCCGATATGCCGCGCTATCCGCAGCCCGACGGTTCGGTCAAACTCGCCGCCGGCTGGCTGATCGACCAATGCCGTCTGAAAGGCTTCCAAATCGGCGGCGCGGCGGTACATGACCGACAGGCTTTGGTTTTAGTGAACAAAAACAAAGCTTCTTCAGACGACATCTGGAAACTGGCGCAACACGTCTGCAATACAGTATTTACTCAATTTCAGGTAGAATTACACGCCGAACCCAATTGGCTGCCCGCTTCGTTCAGCCTGTAA
- a CDS encoding TetR/AcrR family transcriptional regulator: MPVTRIAKTNTYTRIIDASLALFNEEGERNISTNHIAAHLGISPGNLYYHFRNKDEIIVQLFKRYSEALLAYLNEAVLPSDVEDSINYMAGIYDVMWEYRFLFSDVNTLLARSAELLGEHNTFTQAKVSPLLVNLLTQLNGLNIIQADQTAMNDLAVNMWMVTKYWFDFDSSLRGRTKLTEDSKARGIRRTLSLLRPYLLPEHREEYDRKIGSTHS; the protein is encoded by the coding sequence ATGCCCGTGACCCGCATTGCAAAAACCAATACTTACACCCGCATCATCGACGCCAGCCTTGCGCTCTTCAACGAGGAAGGCGAGCGCAACATCAGCACCAACCATATCGCGGCGCATTTGGGCATCAGTCCGGGCAATCTCTATTACCACTTCCGCAACAAAGACGAAATCATCGTCCAACTGTTCAAACGTTACAGCGAAGCCCTGCTGGCATACCTGAATGAAGCCGTGTTGCCGTCTGATGTGGAAGACTCCATCAATTATATGGCGGGCATTTATGACGTCATGTGGGAATACCGCTTCCTCTTTAGCGATGTAAACACCCTACTTGCACGCAGTGCCGAATTGTTGGGCGAACACAATACCTTCACCCAAGCCAAAGTCTCCCCGCTCTTGGTCAACCTGCTCACCCAGCTCAACGGCCTGAACATCATCCAAGCCGACCAAACCGCCATGAACGACCTCGCCGTCAATATGTGGATGGTCACGAAATACTGGTTTGACTTCGACAGCTCCCTGCGCGGCCGCACCAAGCTGACCGAAGACTCCAAAGCACGCGGCATCCGTCGTACCTTAAGCCTCCTGCGCCCCTACCTCTTGCCGGAACATCGCGAGGAATACGACCGGAAAATCGGCAGTACGCATTCATAA
- a CDS encoding SDR family oxidoreductase, protein MIHNPPSTSPDASILGLGYLGRPLAQKLYEHGSRVTAVKRSLTSDDINLPIHLDTIDLNQDSVFQSANLARDTSFWRHHADKPVWFCLLPPSSLAHYADTVKQWAELARACNVQHLIFTSSTSVYGDKVRECDETTTPDPQTESARQILAAEQHLLDSGISNIDILRLGGLYCAERHPVSRLVQKQNIPGGNRPVNIIHRDIAVETLFQTALKPNGKRLKNIIELRHPTRREFYTEEAAKLGLPTPDFAPDDSRGKIIITVCDNGLSL, encoded by the coding sequence ATGATACATAACCCTCCTTCCACCTCCCCCGACGCATCTATCTTAGGCTTAGGCTACCTCGGTCGTCCTTTGGCGCAGAAACTTTACGAACACGGCAGCCGTGTTACCGCCGTCAAACGCAGCCTGACTTCGGACGATATCAATCTGCCCATACACCTCGATACCATCGACCTCAATCAAGACAGTGTGTTTCAAAGCGCGAACCTTGCACGCGATACAAGCTTTTGGCGGCACCACGCCGACAAACCCGTTTGGTTCTGCCTCTTGCCGCCATCCTCGCTGGCACATTACGCCGACACCGTCAAACAATGGGCAGAACTTGCCCGGGCGTGCAACGTGCAACATCTGATTTTCACGAGCAGCACCAGCGTTTACGGCGATAAAGTGCGCGAATGCGACGAAACTACCACACCCGATCCACAAACCGAGTCTGCCCGCCAAATCCTCGCCGCCGAACAACACCTGCTCGACAGCGGCATCTCCAACATCGACATCCTGCGGCTGGGTGGGCTTTATTGCGCCGAACGCCATCCCGTCAGCCGCCTTGTTCAAAAGCAAAACATCCCGGGCGGCAACCGGCCTGTCAATATCATCCACCGCGATATCGCCGTCGAAACCCTGTTTCAGACGGCATTAAAACCCAACGGCAAAAGACTGAAAAACATTATTGAACTGCGCCACCCGACACGACGCGAATTCTATACGGAAGAAGCTGCCAAACTCGGTTTACCGACTCCGGATTTCGCACCCGACGACAGCAGGGGCAAAATCATCATTACCGTTTGCGATAACGGGTTAAGCCTGTAA
- a CDS encoding SCP2 domain-containing protein — protein sequence MSALFPIINYLIQQNPDSRSELAAFADKTLALNIAGLKLTGRITEEGFLSASNGFADTEITFRNSAVQKILQRGEPGVGDISLEGDLILGMAVLPLLGSLRYRASDDLARIFGTQLGNSIGSRAADIGHGIKQIGRSIAEQIGEFSREPESPVIDAATLSAWMEEVDKLRDDVARLNERLDRLERDIWID from the coding sequence ATGTCCGCCCTATTCCCCATCATCAACTACCTGATTCAGCAAAACCCCGACAGCCGCTCGGAGCTTGCCGCATTTGCCGACAAAACACTGGCACTGAACATTGCCGGATTGAAACTGACCGGACGTATCACAGAAGAAGGATTTCTATCGGCAAGCAACGGTTTTGCAGACACAGAAATCACCTTCCGCAACAGCGCGGTACAAAAAATCCTGCAAAGAGGCGAGCCGGGGGTGGGAGACATCAGCCTTGAAGGAGACCTCATCCTCGGCATGGCGGTATTACCCCTGCTCGGCAGCCTGCGTTACCGTGCATCGGACGACTTGGCACGGATTTTCGGCACGCAGCTCGGCAACAGCATCGGCAGCCGCGCCGCCGATATCGGACACGGCATCAAACAAATCGGCAGAAGCATAGCCGAACAAATCGGCGAATTTTCCCGCGAACCCGAATCCCCCGTTATCGACGCCGCCACCCTGTCCGCCTGGATGGAAGAAGTGGACAAACTGCGCGACGACGTCGCCCGCCTCAACGAACGCCTCGACAGGCTCGAACGCGACATTTGGATAGACTAA
- a CDS encoding NAD(+) kinase: MNSPFHNIGIVTRPNTPDIQDTAHTLITFLKQHGFTVYLDEVGIRECCIYTQDTDGCHIVNKTELGQYCDLVAVLGGDGTFLSAAREIAPRAVPIIGINQGHLGFLTQIPREYMTDKLLPVLEGKYLAEERILIEAALIREGKTAERALALNDAVLSRGGAGQMIEFEVFVNQEFVYTQRSDGLIVSTPTGSTAYSLAAGGPIMQAGLHAFTLVPICPQSMTNRPIAISDASEIEILVTQSGDARVHFDGQSFIDVQNLDRIIIRRYHNPLRILHPTDYQYFKTLRQKLHWGEQLV; the protein is encoded by the coding sequence ATGAACAGCCCTTTTCACAACATCGGCATCGTAACCCGCCCCAACACGCCCGACATCCAAGATACTGCACACACACTGATTACATTTTTGAAGCAGCACGGCTTTACCGTCTATCTCGACGAAGTCGGCATAAGGGAATGCTGCATCTATACCCAAGACACCGACGGCTGCCATATCGTCAACAAGACCGAACTGGGGCAATACTGCGACCTGGTCGCCGTCTTAGGCGGAGACGGCACCTTTCTCTCTGCCGCCCGCGAAATCGCCCCGCGCGCTGTTCCGATTATCGGTATCAACCAAGGTCATTTGGGCTTTCTTACCCAAATTCCCCGCGAATATATGACGGACAAGCTATTGCCCGTTTTAGAAGGAAAATACCTTGCCGAAGAGCGCATCCTGATTGAAGCCGCACTGATCCGCGAAGGCAAAACCGCCGAACGCGCCCTCGCCCTCAACGATGCCGTCCTCTCCCGTGGCGGTGCCGGACAGATGATTGAATTTGAAGTCTTCGTCAATCAGGAATTCGTCTATACACAACGTTCGGACGGGCTGATTGTCTCCACCCCCACCGGATCGACCGCCTATTCGCTTGCCGCCGGCGGCCCCATCATGCAGGCAGGATTACACGCCTTCACACTCGTACCCATCTGTCCGCAATCCATGACCAACCGCCCCATCGCCATTTCCGACGCATCTGAAATCGAAATCCTCGTTACTCAAAGCGGCGACGCCCGCGTCCATTTCGACGGTCAATCCTTCATCGACGTGCAAAACCTCGACCGCATCATCATCCGCCGCTACCACAACCCCTTACGCATCCTACACCCGACCGACTACCAATATTTCAAAACCCTGCGCCAAAAACTGCACTGGGGCGAGCAATTAGTCTAA
- a CDS encoding pseudouridine synthase encodes MNSKISSDHTEDTIRLSKRMAQLGLCSRREADSYIEQGWVTVNGKTAVLGQKISPADRIELNKKAHEQQAARITILLNKPVGYVSAQAEKGYKSAAELITPENRWEGDTSRIRFDPKHKIGLAPAGRLDIDSVGLLVLTQDGRIAKQLIGENSGSEKEYLVRVRGKLDEKGLALLNHGLSLDGEKLRPAKVEWQNEDQLRFVLKQGKKRQIRRMCELVGLRVVGLKRIRMGKVKLGRLPPGKWRYLAPGESF; translated from the coding sequence ATGAATTCCAAAATTTCCTCCGACCATACAGAAGATACCATACGCCTCTCCAAACGCATGGCGCAACTGGGACTTTGTTCGCGCCGTGAAGCCGACAGCTATATCGAACAGGGCTGGGTAACGGTCAACGGCAAAACCGCCGTACTTGGTCAGAAAATTTCACCGGCAGACCGTATCGAACTGAACAAGAAAGCCCACGAACAGCAGGCGGCACGCATTACCATCCTGCTGAACAAACCCGTCGGCTATGTCAGCGCACAAGCGGAAAAAGGCTATAAATCCGCCGCCGAACTGATTACCCCTGAAAATCGCTGGGAAGGCGACACCAGCCGCATCCGTTTCGATCCGAAACACAAAATCGGCCTCGCCCCCGCCGGCAGGCTCGATATCGATTCAGTCGGATTACTGGTGTTGACGCAAGACGGCCGTATCGCCAAGCAGCTTATCGGCGAAAACAGCGGCAGTGAAAAAGAATATTTGGTGCGCGTACGCGGCAAATTGGACGAAAAAGGACTTGCCTTACTGAATCACGGATTGAGTTTGGACGGTGAGAAACTGCGTCCCGCCAAAGTAGAATGGCAAAACGAAGACCAACTGCGTTTCGTATTGAAACAAGGTAAAAAGCGGCAAATCCGCCGTATGTGCGAACTGGTCGGACTGCGCGTCGTCGGGCTGAAACGCATCCGTATGGGCAAGGTCAAACTCGGCAGGCTGCCGCCCGGCAAATGGCGTTATCTCGCTCCCGGCGAATCGTTTTAA
- a CDS encoding NAD(P)H-dependent oxidoreductase has product MTVLSKEQVLSAFKNRKSCRHYDAARKISAEDFQFILELGRLSPSSVGSEPWQFVVVQNPEIRQAIKPFSWGMADALDTASHLVVFLAKKNARSDSPFMLESLKRRGVTEPDAVEKSLARYQAFQADDIKILDNPRALFDWCCRQTYIALANMMTGAAMAGIDSCPVEGFNYADMERVLSGQFGLFDAAEWGVSVAATFGYRVQEIATKARRPLEETIIWA; this is encoded by the coding sequence ATGACAGTATTAAGTAAAGAGCAGGTTCTATCTGCATTTAAAAACCGCAAATCGTGCCGGCATTACGATGCGGCACGCAAAATCAGTGCCGAGGATTTTCAGTTTATTTTAGAACTCGGGCGTTTGTCGCCCAGTTCGGTCGGTTCGGAGCCTTGGCAGTTTGTTGTGGTTCAAAACCCTGAAATCCGACAGGCCATCAAGCCGTTTTCTTGGGGTATGGCGGATGCTTTGGATACCGCCAGTCATTTGGTGGTGTTTTTGGCGAAGAAAAATGCCCGCTCCGACAGCCCGTTTATGTTGGAAAGCCTCAAACGGCGCGGTGTTACCGAACCGGATGCCGTAGAAAAATCTTTGGCGAGGTATCAGGCGTTTCAAGCCGACGATATCAAGATTTTAGACAATCCGCGCGCCTTGTTTGACTGGTGCTGCCGCCAGACCTATATCGCGTTAGCCAACATGATGACGGGTGCGGCTATGGCGGGTATCGATTCCTGCCCGGTGGAAGGTTTCAACTATGCCGATATGGAACGCGTATTGTCCGGGCAGTTCGGTTTGTTCGATGCGGCAGAATGGGGCGTGTCCGTTGCCGCGACATTCGGCTACCGGGTTCAGGAAATCGCCACTAAAGCGCGCAGGCCCTTGGAAGAAACCATTATTTGGGCATAA
- the folE2 gene encoding GTP cyclohydrolase FolE2, with the protein MNAIADVQSSRDLRNLPINQVGIKDLRFPITLQTAEGIQSTVARLTMTVYLPAEQKGTHMSRFVALMEQHAEALDFAQLRKLTTEMVALLDSHSGKISISFPFFRKKTAPVSGIQSLLDYDVCLTGEIKDGAYGHSMKVMIPVTSLCPCSKEISQYGAHNQRSHVTVSLTADAEVGIEEVIDYVEAQASCQLYGLLKRPDEKYVTEKAYENPKFVEDMVRDVATSLIADKRIKSFVVESENFESIHNHSAYAYIAYP; encoded by the coding sequence ATGAACGCCATTGCAGACGTGCAATCCAGCAGAGATTTACGCAACCTGCCGATCAATCAGGTCGGTATCAAAGACCTGCGCTTTCCGATTACCCTGCAAACTGCAGAAGGCATCCAGTCCACCGTTGCCCGTCTGACCATGACGGTTTACCTGCCTGCTGAGCAGAAGGGGACGCATATGTCGCGTTTTGTCGCATTGATGGAGCAACATGCCGAAGCCTTGGATTTTGCACAATTGCGCAAGCTGACTACCGAAATGGTCGCGCTTTTAGATTCCCACTCCGGCAAAATCAGCATTTCTTTCCCATTTTTCCGCAAAAAAACCGCCCCTGTTTCCGGTATTCAGTCTTTACTGGATTATGATGTCTGCCTTACGGGAGAAATTAAAGACGGTGCATACGGCCACAGTATGAAGGTTATGATTCCCGTAACCTCGCTTTGCCCGTGTTCCAAAGAAATTTCCCAATATGGCGCGCATAATCAGCGTTCGCACGTTACCGTCAGCCTGACTGCCGATGCCGAAGTCGGTATCGAGGAAGTCATCGATTATGTGGAGGCGCAGGCAAGCTGCCAACTCTACGGCCTGCTCAAACGCCCCGATGAAAAATACGTTACCGAAAAGGCCTACGAAAATCCGAAATTCGTGGAAGATATGGTGCGCGATGTCGCTACTTCGCTGATTGCCGACAAACGCATCAAGAGTTTCGTTGTCGAGAGCGAGAATTTCGAATCTATCCACAACCATTCGGCTTATGCCTATATCGCGTATCCGTAG